The Kiritimatiellia bacterium genome has a segment encoding these proteins:
- a CDS encoding YchF family ATPase, whose translation MALSLFLIGAPRSGKTAVFEALTNTPEGHHSSAKGAHRLGSVKVPDARLAALRDLYQPKKYTPAEVTFVDVALPPVAEGGHALTALATLLGEADAFVLVVQAFGDMDSRGKPLDPAAQLESTALELVFADLEKVETRLGRIEHEKKRGLKTNPAEEAALQKGKAALEAGTPLRRVEWTGEEEKTLRTFQFLSMKPALIVANVGEGDLSGAGLGALRQAAQRFGCELLVFCAVLEAEMAQLEQAAQAAFLSDYGLTEPARVRLIQAAYRLLNLISFFTVGEDEVRAWTIRQGTQAQAAAGKVHSDIERGFIRAETVASAELLKTRSWSACRDNATLRLEGKTYEVQDGDVIHFRFNA comes from the coding sequence ATGGCTTTATCACTCTTTCTTATCGGCGCGCCGCGATCGGGCAAGACCGCCGTTTTCGAGGCGCTGACCAACACGCCCGAGGGGCATCATTCCAGCGCCAAGGGCGCGCACCGCCTCGGCTCGGTCAAGGTGCCCGACGCGCGCCTGGCCGCGCTGCGGGACCTGTACCAGCCGAAGAAATACACGCCGGCGGAGGTGACTTTCGTGGACGTCGCCCTTCCGCCCGTAGCCGAGGGGGGGCATGCCCTGACGGCCTTGGCGACGCTGCTGGGCGAGGCCGACGCCTTCGTGCTGGTGGTCCAGGCCTTCGGCGACATGGACAGCCGGGGCAAGCCGCTGGACCCGGCCGCGCAGCTGGAATCCACCGCGCTGGAACTGGTCTTCGCCGACCTGGAAAAAGTGGAGACGCGCCTCGGGCGCATCGAGCACGAAAAGAAGCGCGGGCTGAAGACCAATCCGGCCGAAGAAGCCGCCCTGCAGAAGGGCAAGGCGGCCCTCGAGGCCGGGACGCCGCTGCGCCGGGTGGAGTGGACCGGCGAGGAGGAGAAAACGCTTCGGACCTTCCAGTTCCTGTCCATGAAGCCGGCCCTCATCGTCGCGAACGTCGGGGAAGGGGACTTGAGCGGGGCCGGCCTGGGGGCCTTGCGCCAAGCGGCTCAACGCTTCGGGTGCGAACTGCTGGTCTTCTGCGCGGTGCTGGAGGCGGAAATGGCACAACTGGAACAGGCCGCGCAGGCGGCCTTCCTTTCGGATTACGGGCTGACTGAACCCGCCCGCGTCCGGTTGATCCAGGCCGCCTACCGGCTGTTGAACCTGATCAGCTTCTTCACCGTGGGCGAGGACGAGGTGCGGGCGTGGACCATCCGGCAGGGCACGCAGGCCCAGGCCGCGGCCGGCAAGGTGCACAGCGATATCGAGCGGGGCTTCATCCGCGCCGAGACCGTCGCCAGCGCGGAATTGTTGAAAACCAGGTCATGGTCCGCCTGCCGCGACAACGCCACGCTGCGGCTGGAAGGCAAGACCTACGAGGTCCAGGACGGCGACGTCATCCACTTCCGGTTCAACGCGTAG
- a CDS encoding glycosyltransferase family 2 protein: MSDKVDELDVSVVVPVFNEQESVAPLMKALHESLSALGRSYEMVLVDDGSTDGTWAQLAEGARRYPGVRLVRLRRNFGQTAAMSAGFDQARGRVIVTLDADLQNDPADIGLLLARVDAGADVVSGWRKDRQDKFLSRRLPSVMANALISRITGVRLHDYGCTLKAYRREVLQGVRLYGEMHRFIPALASWVGGRLEEVEVRHHARRYGKSKYGLSRTTRVILDLITVKFILHYSRGPIQIFGRIGGLLGVVGLFMLAVMAAANLSYRLFGTTLAADLIKRPFWIMTSFMLVFFGLQFISMGLLAEMQIRTYHESQSKPIYVIRETLDSPAGGARAPA, encoded by the coding sequence ATGAGCGACAAGGTCGACGAACTCGATGTATCGGTGGTGGTCCCGGTCTTCAACGAGCAGGAGAGCGTGGCGCCCCTGATGAAGGCGCTTCACGAGTCGCTGTCCGCGCTGGGCCGGAGCTACGAGATGGTGCTGGTGGACGACGGCAGCACGGACGGCACCTGGGCTCAACTGGCGGAAGGCGCCCGGCGCTATCCCGGTGTGCGCCTGGTCCGACTGCGCCGCAATTTCGGCCAGACCGCGGCCATGAGCGCCGGGTTCGACCAGGCCCGCGGCCGCGTCATCGTCACGCTGGACGCGGACCTTCAGAACGACCCGGCGGATATCGGCCTGCTACTCGCGCGCGTGGACGCCGGGGCGGACGTGGTCAGCGGCTGGCGCAAGGACCGGCAGGACAAGTTCCTCTCCCGGCGGCTCCCGTCGGTGATGGCCAACGCGCTGATCAGCCGGATCACCGGCGTGAGGCTCCACGATTACGGCTGCACGCTGAAGGCCTACCGCCGCGAGGTGCTGCAGGGCGTCCGGCTGTACGGCGAGATGCACCGGTTCATCCCGGCCCTCGCCAGCTGGGTGGGGGGGCGGCTGGAGGAGGTCGAAGTCCGCCATCACGCGCGCCGCTACGGGAAATCCAAGTACGGCCTCTCCCGGACCACGCGCGTCATCCTCGACCTCATCACGGTGAAGTTCATCCTGCACTACAGCCGGGGGCCCATCCAGATCTTCGGGCGGATCGGCGGGCTGCTGGGCGTGGTCGGGCTCTTCATGCTGGCCGTCATGGCGGCCGCGAACCTGTCGTACCGGCTCTTCGGAACGACGTTGGCCGCCGACCTGATCAAGCGGCCCTTCTGGATCATGACCTCGTTCATGCTGGTGTTCTTCGGCCTGCAGTTCATCAGCATGGGCCTGCTCGCCGAGATGCAGATCCGCACGTACCACGAATCGCAGAGCAAGCCCATCTACGTGATTCGCGAAACGCTGGACAGCCCGGCGGGCGGCGCCCGCGCGCCCGCATGA
- a CDS encoding uracil-xanthine permease codes for MDILRRTVLGVQMLFVAFGALVLVPLLTGFSPCIALFTAGAGTLLFHAITGGKVPIFLASSFAFIAPIQQAVEQFGMGATLGGLAAAGLLYLVLSLMIFFGGTGTIHRLMPAIVTGPVIMVIGLKLAPVAVGMCKSFASGGAPEGQAMIVALVSLGTAIAAVIFGRGMLRLIPILCGVAVGYTICLILGRVNFEALHAAPWFSTPWSEALRCGQFEWPRLDWAAVAFLVPVALAPSIEHVGDILAISNVTGQDYVRDPGLHRTLLGDGLATSLAALLGGPPNTTYSEVTGAVALTRAFDPRYMRIAAVTAMLVGFVSKLGGFLRTIPSPVMGGIMVLLFGMIAAIGAGTLVKAQLDMSKPRNLVIASVILVVGIGDLTITCGRFSMGGIGLAGIVGILLNLVLPEDGAEKK; via the coding sequence ATGGACATTCTTCGCAGGACGGTTCTTGGCGTTCAGATGCTTTTCGTTGCTTTTGGAGCCCTGGTTCTGGTGCCGTTGCTGACCGGGTTCTCGCCATGCATTGCCCTGTTTACGGCCGGGGCCGGGACCCTCCTGTTTCATGCCATCACGGGGGGAAAGGTGCCCATTTTCCTGGCCAGTTCTTTTGCGTTCATCGCGCCCATCCAGCAAGCCGTGGAGCAATTCGGCATGGGGGCCACGCTCGGCGGCCTGGCCGCCGCCGGGCTGCTGTACCTCGTCTTGAGCCTGATGATCTTTTTTGGCGGCACGGGCACGATCCATCGCCTGATGCCGGCGATCGTCACCGGGCCGGTGATCATGGTCATCGGCCTGAAACTGGCCCCCGTGGCGGTCGGCATGTGCAAGTCGTTCGCTTCCGGCGGCGCGCCGGAGGGCCAGGCCATGATCGTCGCGCTGGTCTCGCTCGGCACGGCGATTGCCGCCGTGATCTTCGGGCGGGGCATGCTCCGTCTGATCCCCATCCTGTGCGGCGTCGCGGTCGGGTACACGATCTGCCTGATCCTGGGCCGGGTGAACTTCGAGGCCCTGCACGCGGCGCCCTGGTTTTCGACGCCCTGGAGCGAGGCGCTGCGCTGCGGGCAATTCGAGTGGCCGCGCCTGGACTGGGCGGCCGTCGCCTTCCTGGTGCCGGTGGCGCTGGCGCCCTCGATCGAGCATGTCGGGGATATCCTCGCCATTTCCAACGTGACCGGGCAGGACTACGTCCGCGATCCCGGCCTGCACCGCACCCTGCTGGGCGACGGCCTGGCCACCTCCCTGGCCGCGCTGCTGGGCGGGCCGCCGAACACCACGTACTCGGAAGTCACCGGGGCGGTGGCGCTGACACGGGCGTTCGATCCCCGGTACATGCGGATCGCGGCGGTGACGGCGATGCTCGTCGGGTTCGTGAGCAAGCTCGGCGGCTTCCTCCGCACCATCCCCTCCCCCGTGATGGGCGGCATCATGGTGCTGCTCTTCGGCATGATCGCGGCCATCGGCGCCGGGACGCTGGTCAAGGCGCAGCTCGACATGAGCAAGCCGCGGAACCTGGTGATCGCCTCGGTCATTCTCGTGGTCGGCATCGGCGACCTGACGATCACCTGCGGGCGGTTCTCGATGGGCGGCATCGGCCTCGCCGGCATCGTGGGCATCCTGCTGAACCTGGTGCTGCCGGAGGACGGGGCGGAGAAGAAGTGA
- the ilvN gene encoding acetolactate synthase small subunit, which yields MSKMANGSDIHTLSVYVANKPGVLARIAQVFARRGFNIDSLVVSSSVDGNFSRMTITAKGDPSGLQQVIEALRKLIDVLHCVDHTGEDIVVRELALVKIKVTAEERTEALQIADHFGAKTVDLTETSMILMVTGTTDKLDAMIGLVKKFQVIELVRTGKVVMARGAEET from the coding sequence ATGAGCAAGATGGCGAACGGCAGTGATATCCATACCTTGAGCGTGTACGTGGCCAACAAGCCCGGCGTGCTGGCCCGCATCGCGCAGGTCTTCGCCCGGCGCGGCTTCAACATCGATTCGCTGGTCGTGTCTTCGTCCGTGGACGGCAACTTCTCCCGGATGACGATCACGGCCAAGGGCGACCCGTCGGGCCTCCAGCAGGTGATCGAGGCCTTGCGCAAGCTCATCGACGTGCTGCACTGCGTGGACCACACCGGCGAGGACATCGTGGTGCGCGAGCTGGCACTGGTGAAGATCAAGGTCACCGCGGAGGAGCGGACCGAGGCGCTTCAAATCGCGGATCATTTCGGCGCGAAGACCGTGGACCTGACGGAGACCTCCATGATCCTGATGGTCACCGGCACCACGGACAAGCTGGACGCGATGATCGGCCTGGTGAAGAAGTTCCAGGTCATCGAACTGGTGCGGACGGGCAAGGTGGTCATGGCCCGCGGCGCGGAAGAGACCTGA
- a CDS encoding DNA-binding protein, whose translation MKYEQAGLGRVFVLRLEDGDIVHEVIEKFAAEQKIRAASVIVVGGADKGSRLVVGPENGRSDPPISLIHTLDDAHEVAGTGTLFPDEEGNPFLHLHLAAGRGDRAVTGCARVGVKTWHVLEVVLVELTGSRGVRRLDPKLGFKLLDPEGP comes from the coding sequence ATGAAATACGAACAGGCCGGGCTGGGACGGGTCTTCGTGCTGCGCTTGGAGGACGGGGATATCGTTCACGAAGTCATCGAGAAATTCGCCGCCGAACAGAAGATCCGCGCGGCGTCCGTCATCGTGGTGGGCGGCGCGGACAAGGGAAGCCGCCTGGTCGTCGGACCCGAGAACGGCCGGAGCGATCCGCCGATCTCCCTGATCCATACGCTCGACGACGCCCACGAAGTCGCCGGCACGGGCACGCTCTTCCCCGACGAGGAAGGGAACCCGTTCCTGCACCTTCACCTCGCCGCCGGCCGGGGCGATCGCGCGGTCACCGGCTGTGCCCGGGTCGGGGTGAAGACCTGGCACGTGCTGGAGGTGGTCCTGGTGGAGCTGACCGGCAGCCGCGGCGTGCGCCGGCTCGATCCGAAGCTGGGGTTCAAGCTGTTGGACCCCGAGGGCCCCTGA
- a CDS encoding CPBP family intramembrane metalloprotease, with translation MTPLAWSSGSPESAAARALESAGEQAWLIGVFFLVITGLGLAADAALGIALWRRAPRWPVRERILLRRPWFWREALGVMIWLAAWYSSILVLQPLWRAAGRWETLWVVLQSALFNLVGLWLVSRSLSRRGLTWRRAFGGLRAGWPARLGAGALYYLAAMPFIWFYSLVYQAGLRASGYTPEWQDVAAAFAGESSGAVRLLLFLLAVGLAPVFEEVIFRGILLPLVARRWGVAAAVVAVSALFALVHGHLPSLLPLFLIAVAFSLGYIYSGSLLVPVTMHALFNGINLVMLGWLR, from the coding sequence ATGACACCGCTGGCGTGGAGCAGCGGTTCCCCGGAATCCGCGGCCGCCCGCGCGCTGGAGTCCGCGGGCGAACAGGCCTGGCTCATCGGCGTGTTCTTCCTGGTCATCACCGGCCTCGGGCTGGCGGCAGACGCCGCGCTGGGGATCGCCCTCTGGCGGCGGGCGCCGCGCTGGCCGGTGCGCGAGCGGATCCTGCTTCGTCGCCCCTGGTTCTGGCGGGAGGCCCTCGGCGTGATGATCTGGCTCGCGGCCTGGTACTCGTCGATTCTTGTCCTGCAGCCGCTCTGGCGTGCCGCGGGCCGGTGGGAAACCCTGTGGGTCGTGCTCCAGAGCGCCCTGTTCAACCTCGTGGGCCTGTGGCTCGTGAGCCGGTCGCTGTCCCGGCGCGGGCTGACCTGGCGCAGGGCGTTCGGCGGGCTCCGGGCGGGCTGGCCCGCGCGGCTGGGCGCGGGGGCCCTGTACTACCTGGCCGCCATGCCGTTCATCTGGTTCTATTCCCTGGTCTACCAGGCGGGCCTGCGGGCCAGCGGCTACACGCCCGAGTGGCAGGACGTCGCCGCGGCCTTCGCCGGCGAATCCTCGGGCGCCGTACGCCTGCTGCTGTTCCTGCTCGCCGTCGGGCTGGCCCCGGTGTTCGAGGAGGTCATCTTCCGCGGCATCCTGCTCCCCCTCGTCGCCCGGCGCTGGGGCGTCGCCGCGGCCGTGGTCGCCGTGTCCGCGCTCTTCGCGCTGGTGCACGGACACCTGCCGTCCCTCCTGCCCCTGTTTCTGATCGCCGTCGCGTTCTCGCTGGGCTATATTTACTCGGGCTCGCTGCTGGTGCCCGTGACCATGCACGCGCTCTTCAACGGGATCAACCTGGTCATGCTGGGCTGGCTCCGCTGA
- a CDS encoding transposase, whose product MLLPLVHNLHYSWSGWPSAAEFPLEPAAPFLDDLRAAWRRDGLELESRNWRPDVISMTFHAAPDASPVFITARVKGRIQHTLRRSGTPCDFSRKVALRSLGDNQSDVVGNYLREQTARADFADERYRATLREASLEDATVDLSAPAETNSGRYWYNLHLVAVTQDRVRVGREDFLYKIRDGVLAWAREMDCRLGSLALMPDHVHLAVRGALARSPMELAETLWRTLNRAAGCRLMSDKVYAGTFSEYSVKVVL is encoded by the coding sequence ATGCTGCTTCCGCTGGTCCACAACCTCCATTACTCCTGGTCCGGATGGCCGTCGGCCGCCGAGTTCCCCTTGGAGCCCGCCGCACCGTTCCTTGACGATCTCCGGGCGGCCTGGCGCCGCGACGGGCTTGAACTGGAGTCTCGTAACTGGCGGCCCGACGTCATCAGCATGACCTTCCACGCGGCTCCAGACGCCTCGCCCGTGTTCATCACCGCCCGCGTGAAGGGGCGCATTCAGCACACGTTGCGCCGGTCCGGTACGCCCTGCGATTTCAGCCGGAAAGTGGCGCTGCGCTCCCTGGGGGACAATCAGTCCGACGTCGTGGGAAACTATCTTCGAGAGCAGACGGCCCGCGCGGACTTCGCGGACGAGCGGTATCGGGCCACGCTGCGGGAGGCAAGCCTTGAGGACGCCACGGTGGATTTGTCCGCCCCCGCGGAAACGAATAGCGGGAGATACTGGTACAACCTGCATCTGGTGGCCGTTACGCAGGACCGGGTTCGAGTCGGCCGCGAGGATTTCCTGTACAAGATTCGGGACGGTGTGCTCGCCTGGGCGCGGGAGATGGATTGCCGCCTTGGATCGCTGGCGCTGATGCCGGACCATGTTCATCTGGCGGTACGGGGCGCCCTGGCGCGGTCGCCCATGGAGTTGGCGGAGACGCTGTGGAGAACGCTCAACCGGGCCGCCGGCTGCCGGCTCATGAGCGATAAGGTCTACGCGGGTACGTTTTCGGAGTACAGCGTCAAGGTGGTGCTGTGA
- a CDS encoding Lrp/AsnC ligand binding domain-containing protein, whose product MVTAMVLLNVDRDKVNEVAEQLAGQAGISEVYSVAGQFDLVAIIRVKDNEGLADLVTKHLLKVKGITRSQTLIAFQVYSRHDLETMFSIGT is encoded by the coding sequence ATGGTTACCGCAATGGTGCTGCTGAACGTAGATCGTGACAAGGTGAACGAGGTCGCGGAGCAACTGGCCGGGCAGGCCGGCATCTCGGAAGTCTACTCGGTGGCCGGGCAGTTCGACCTCGTCGCGATCATCCGGGTGAAGGACAACGAGGGCCTGGCGGACTTGGTCACCAAGCATCTCCTCAAGGTGAAGGGCATCACCCGCTCGCAGACCCTGATCGCCTTCCAGGTGTATTCCAGGCACGACCTGGAGACGATGTTCTCGATCGGGACATGA
- the ilvB gene encoding biosynthetic-type acetolactate synthase large subunit: MTEKRLDGAQALIKCLEREGIEYMFGLSGGAAIPIFDALITTNTKIKFVLVRHEQGAAHMADGYARATGKPAAVLVTSGPGATNTLTGIMTAHMDSVPMIVITGQSVSWMLGKDAFQEADIFGITMPVVKHSYLVKNSNDIPRVAREAYHIATTGRPGPVLIDIPKDVSAGACTADLYQEMDLPGYKPYPEAMDKEKILEIAEALNKSRKPVLLVGHGAIISDACAQVKALAEKLNAPVVNTLLGKGGFPETHRLALGMLGMHGTAYATKAVVEADLIMSIGSRFDDRIIGQPDKFGRNATKIHIDVDPMEIGKMIKPDLFIIGDARPILDELNKHVARLDTSEWLAHLEGYKKKYPLHYKKQGGLKMQHIMDELYKLTGGKAVVVTDVGQHQMWAAQFWKTDGRNDWLSSGGAGTMGYGLPAAIGAQFGRPKETVIVFCGDGGFQMTMPELATACLHKLPIKIIVLNNHYLGMVRQWQQLFYDDRRSGVDLEGNPDFAKLIESYENGRGLTLKRPADVRKILTRALEYNDGPCLVNAEVVKTDNVFPMVPAGRALEDLLVEPPRQKMEKPTGST; encoded by the coding sequence ATGACTGAAAAGAGACTAGATGGGGCACAGGCTTTAATCAAGTGCCTGGAAAGGGAGGGCATCGAGTACATGTTTGGCCTGTCTGGTGGAGCGGCCATACCGATATTCGATGCTTTGATCACAACCAATACGAAGATCAAGTTTGTCCTTGTCAGGCATGAGCAGGGCGCGGCACACATGGCCGATGGCTATGCCCGGGCTACCGGAAAGCCGGCGGCGGTGCTGGTGACCAGCGGGCCGGGCGCGACGAACACGCTGACGGGAATCATGACGGCGCACATGGATTCGGTGCCGATGATCGTGATTACCGGGCAGTCGGTGTCCTGGATGCTGGGCAAGGACGCCTTCCAGGAGGCGGACATCTTCGGCATCACGATGCCCGTGGTGAAGCACAGCTACCTGGTGAAGAATTCGAACGACATTCCGCGGGTGGCGCGCGAGGCGTACCACATCGCGACGACGGGTCGGCCGGGGCCGGTGCTGATCGATATCCCCAAGGACGTGAGCGCGGGGGCCTGCACGGCGGACCTCTACCAGGAAATGGACCTGCCGGGCTACAAGCCGTACCCGGAAGCCATGGACAAGGAGAAGATCCTGGAGATCGCCGAGGCGCTGAACAAGTCGCGCAAGCCCGTGCTGCTGGTGGGCCATGGCGCGATCATCTCGGACGCCTGTGCGCAGGTGAAGGCGCTGGCGGAGAAACTGAACGCCCCGGTGGTGAACACGCTGCTGGGCAAGGGCGGCTTCCCGGAAACGCACCGGCTGGCGCTGGGCATGCTCGGCATGCACGGCACGGCCTACGCAACCAAGGCCGTGGTGGAGGCCGACCTGATCATGTCCATCGGGTCGCGGTTCGACGACCGCATCATCGGCCAGCCGGACAAGTTCGGCCGCAACGCGACGAAGATCCATATCGACGTGGACCCGATGGAAATCGGCAAGATGATCAAGCCGGACCTGTTCATCATCGGCGATGCGCGGCCGATCCTGGACGAGTTGAACAAGCACGTGGCGCGGCTGGACACCTCCGAATGGCTGGCCCACCTGGAGGGCTACAAGAAGAAGTACCCGCTGCACTACAAGAAGCAGGGCGGGCTGAAGATGCAGCACATCATGGACGAGCTGTACAAGCTGACCGGCGGCAAGGCGGTCGTGGTGACCGACGTGGGCCAGCACCAGATGTGGGCGGCGCAGTTCTGGAAGACGGACGGCCGCAACGACTGGTTGAGCTCCGGCGGCGCCGGGACGATGGGCTACGGCCTCCCGGCGGCCATCGGCGCGCAGTTCGGGCGGCCGAAGGAAACGGTCATCGTGTTCTGCGGCGACGGCGGGTTCCAGATGACCATGCCCGAGCTGGCCACGGCGTGCCTGCACAAGCTGCCGATCAAGATCATCGTGCTCAACAACCATTACCTGGGCATGGTGCGGCAGTGGCAGCAGCTGTTCTACGACGACCGCAGGAGCGGCGTGGACCTGGAGGGCAACCCGGACTTCGCCAAGCTGATCGAGAGCTACGAGAACGGGAGAGGCCTGACCCTGAAGCGGCCGGCCGACGTGCGGAAGATCCTGACCCGCGCCCTGGAGTACAACGACGGGCCGTGCCTGGTGAACGCCGAGGTGGTGAAGACCGACAACGTCTTTCCCATGGTGCCCGCGGGCCGCGCCCTCGAGGACCTCCTCGTGGAGCCCCCGCGCCAGAAGATGGAAAAACCCACGGGTTCGACGTGA
- the mtnA gene encoding S-methyl-5-thioribose-1-phosphate isomerase: MALKTIEWVPDGGRGLVPGRVRLIDQTKLPEALVYLETRDVRELWTAIRELKVRGAPAIGVAAAMGVVLAAQASAASDTPGLLKAVNEGAAYLAGSRPTAVNLFNMLERMKKAAAGLAGLPPGRFKEALAKEARAIRDEDAEMCRAIGRHGVSLLKDGCTVLTHCNAGGLATAEYGTALAPVYLAREQGWKISVFADETRPLLQGARLTAWELMQAGVDVTLICDNMAASVMATGKIHAILVGADRIAANGDTANKIGTYSLAVLAAAHEIPLYVLAPTTTFDLTIPDGRHIPIEHRAAEEVTEGLGRRTAPRGVKVHSPAFDVTPAGLIRAIVCERGIARSPYEKSLAALWRGKP, translated from the coding sequence ATGGCCCTGAAAACCATAGAATGGGTTCCGGACGGCGGCCGCGGGCTGGTCCCGGGCCGCGTGCGCCTGATCGACCAGACCAAGCTGCCGGAGGCTCTGGTCTACCTGGAGACCCGCGACGTCCGGGAGCTCTGGACGGCCATCCGCGAACTCAAGGTCCGCGGCGCGCCCGCGATCGGCGTTGCCGCCGCCATGGGCGTGGTGCTGGCCGCGCAGGCCAGCGCGGCCTCCGACACGCCGGGCCTGCTCAAGGCCGTCAACGAGGGCGCCGCGTACCTCGCCGGTTCGCGGCCCACCGCGGTGAACCTGTTCAACATGCTCGAGCGCATGAAGAAGGCGGCCGCCGGGCTCGCCGGCCTGCCCCCCGGCCGTTTCAAGGAGGCCCTCGCGAAGGAAGCCCGGGCCATCCGCGACGAGGACGCGGAGATGTGCCGGGCCATCGGGCGGCACGGCGTGAGCCTTTTGAAAGACGGTTGCACCGTCCTCACGCACTGCAACGCCGGCGGCCTGGCCACGGCGGAATACGGCACCGCGCTGGCGCCGGTTTACCTCGCCCGGGAGCAGGGCTGGAAGATTTCCGTCTTCGCAGATGAGACCCGCCCGCTGCTCCAGGGAGCCCGGCTGACCGCCTGGGAGCTGATGCAGGCCGGCGTGGATGTCACGCTGATCTGCGACAACATGGCGGCGTCCGTGATGGCGACGGGAAAAATCCATGCCATCCTCGTCGGCGCCGACCGGATCGCCGCCAACGGCGACACGGCCAACAAGATCGGCACCTACTCGCTCGCCGTCCTGGCCGCCGCCCACGAGATCCCGCTCTACGTGCTGGCGCCAACCACCACCTTCGATCTCACGATCCCCGACGGCCGCCATATTCCCATCGAGCACCGCGCGGCGGAAGAGGTCACCGAGGGCCTGGGCCGCCGCACCGCCCCGCGCGGCGTGAAGGTGCACTCGCCGGCCTTCGACGTCACCCCGGCCGGCCTGATCCGCGCCATCGTCTGCGAGCGCGGCATCGCCCGCTCGCCGTACGAAAAAAGCTTGGCCGCGCTATGGCGCGGCAAGCCGTGA
- the thiL gene encoding thiamine-phosphate kinase — protein sequence MSTFHELGEREVIRRLARLVPGRPDVRVGIGDDVAVVEHAGAHDLLLTSDAVIEKVHFLSDAEPGRVGHKAVGRVLSDFAAMGGEPLWALVDLVAPPDTQVEWAEAVYRGAARLASRFNLAIIGGDTTGGPVRELHVFGVGRVPVGTAVLRSGARPGDVLYVTGALGGSLAGRHLSFEPRVAEGLWLREGRWATAMMDISDGLLVDLARLLERSGAGAELRAERVPVSPEARAAKDGRSLLDHALADGEDYELLFTVPADKATAFVSAWAAQFDLPCTAIGAIAGENLVLLDQAGKPIVPGQAGYEHFI from the coding sequence ATGTCCACGTTTCATGAACTTGGCGAACGGGAGGTGATCCGCCGGCTCGCGCGGCTGGTCCCCGGCCGGCCGGATGTCCGCGTGGGCATCGGCGACGACGTGGCGGTGGTCGAGCACGCGGGCGCGCACGACCTGCTCCTCACGTCCGACGCCGTAATCGAGAAGGTCCATTTTCTTTCGGATGCCGAACCCGGGCGGGTGGGGCACAAGGCGGTGGGCCGGGTCTTGAGCGATTTCGCGGCGATGGGGGGCGAACCGTTGTGGGCTCTGGTGGATCTCGTGGCCCCGCCGGACACGCAGGTCGAGTGGGCCGAGGCCGTCTATCGCGGCGCCGCCCGGCTGGCGTCCCGCTTCAACCTGGCCATCATCGGCGGGGACACCACGGGCGGCCCCGTTCGCGAGTTGCACGTCTTCGGCGTCGGGCGCGTCCCGGTTGGGACGGCCGTGCTGCGTTCCGGCGCCCGGCCCGGGGATGTGCTGTATGTCACTGGCGCCCTCGGCGGCAGCCTGGCGGGGCGGCACCTTTCGTTCGAGCCGCGCGTGGCCGAGGGGCTCTGGCTGCGGGAGGGCCGCTGGGCCACCGCGATGATGGACATCAGCGACGGGCTGCTCGTGGACCTGGCGCGGCTGCTGGAGCGAAGCGGCGCGGGCGCCGAGCTCCGGGCGGAGCGGGTGCCCGTTTCGCCGGAGGCCCGCGCCGCGAAGGACGGGCGCAGCCTGCTGGACCACGCGCTGGCGGACGGCGAGGATTACGAACTGCTCTTCACCGTGCCCGCGGACAAAGCGACGGCCTTTGTATCTGCGTGGGCGGCACAGTTTGACTTGCCCTGTACGGCCATCGGCGCCATCGCGGGTGAAAACCTGGTGCTCCTGGATCAGGCCGGGAAGCCCATCGTACCGGGACAGGCCGGCTACGAGCATTTCATATGA